From Panicum hallii strain FIL2 chromosome 2, PHallii_v3.1, whole genome shotgun sequence, a single genomic window includes:
- the LOC112881485 gene encoding probable E3 ubiquitin-protein ligase XERICO has protein sequence MGISSMPEPRDSLLGFLVYNAVISLAALAGLVRAALVFLDLGDWEADGAGSGDRLVSAAGPGSAERMQRPLLRPARLGPIPGVTTTCGAAAAAAGDDCSVCLAGFGAEAVVNRLPCGHLFHRGCLETWLRYERATCPLCRAHVPVPAVPVDDTPGLRYPECE, from the coding sequence atGGGGATCTCGAGCATGCCGGAGCCGCGGGACAGCCTGCTGGGCTTCCTGGTCTACAACGCGGTGATCTCGCTCGCGGCGCTGGCGGGGCTGGtgcgggcggcgctggtgttccTCGACCTCGGGGACTGGGAGGCCGACGGCGCCGGCAGCGGGGACCGGCTCGTGTCCGCCGCGGGGCCGGGGTCCGCGGAGAGGATGCAGaggcccctcctccgcccggcgcggctcggcccgaTCCCGGGGGTCACTACGacgtgcggcgcggcggcggcggcggccggggacgaCTGCAGCGTGTGCCTGGCGGGGTTCGGCGCCGAGGCGGTGGTGAACCGACTCCCCTGCGGGCACCTCTTCCACCGCGGCTGCCTCGAGACCTGGCTCCGGTACGAGCGCGCCACCTGCCCGCTCTGCCGCGCCCACGTCCCCGTCCCCGCCGTCCCCGTCGACGACACGCCGGGGCTCCGGTACCCGGAGTGCGAGTGA
- the LOC112882076 gene encoding LRR receptor-like serine/threonine-protein kinase yields the protein MPPRSRAAALRPALLVPLACALLLLVPPCHCVNEQGQALLRWKDTLRPASGALASWRAADASPCRWFGVSCDARGDVVGLGITSVDLQGPLPANLQPLAASLKTLVLSGTNLTGAIPKEIGGYGELTTLDLSKNQLTGAIPPELCRLANLESLALNSNSLRGAIPDDIGNLASLTYLTLYDNELSGPIPASIGKLKKLQVLRAGGNQGMKGPLPPEIGGCTDLTMLGLAETGVSGSLPETIGQLKKIQTIAIYTTLLSGRIPESIGNCTELTSLYLYQNSLSGPIPAQIGQLKKLQTLLLWQNQLVGAIPPELGQCKELTLIDLSLNSLTGSIPASLGGLPNLQQLQLSTNQLTGVIPPELSNCTSLTDIEVDNNALSGEIRLDFPSLRNLTLFYAWKNRLTGGVPASLADAPSLQAVDLSYNNLTGPIPKELFGLQNLTKLLLLNNELSGFIPPEIGNCTSLYRLRLNGNRLSGTIPAEIGNLKNLNFLDMSENHLVGPVPAAISGCASLEFLDLHSNALSGALPETLPRSLQLIDVSDNQLAGPLSSSIGSMPELTKLYLGKNRLTGGIPPELGSSEKLQLLDLGGNAFTGGIPAELGKLPSLEISLNLSCNRLSGEIPSQFAGLDKLGSLDLSHNELSGTLEPLAALQNLVTLNISYNAFSGELPNTPFFQKLPLSDLAGNRHLVVGDGSDESSRRGAISSLKVAMSVLAAVSALLLVAATYMLARTHRRGGGRIIHGEGTWEVTLYQKLDITMDDVLRGLTSANVIGTGSSGVVYKVDTPNGYTLAVKKMWSSDEATSAAFRSEIAALGSIRHRNIVRLLGWAANGGTRLLFYSYLPNGSLSGLLHGGLAAKGAPADEWGARFDVALGVAHAIAYLHHDCVPAILHGDVKSMNVLLGPAYEPYLADFGLARVLSAASSKLDTGKQTRIAGSYGYMAPEYASMQRISEKSDVYSFGVVVLEILTGRHPLDPTLPGGAHLVQWVREHAQATRDASELVDARLRAGASEADTHEMRQVLSVAALCVSRRADDRPAMKDVVALLEEIRHPAAAGDDAKQQQPAAAAAAATPVPVSPVRGARSGGPSSSCSFAASEYSA from the exons ATGCCGCCGCGGTCCCGCGCCGCCGCACTGAGGCCCGCGCTTCTCGTGCCGCTCGCCtgcgcgctgctgctgctggtgccgCCGTGCCACTGCGTCAACGAGCAGGGCCAGGCGCTGCTGCGATGGAAGGACACGCTGCgcccggcgagcggcgcgctgGCGTCGTGGCGCGCCGCGGACGCCAGCCCGTGCCGGTGGTTCGGCGTGTCCTGCGACGCGCGCGGCGACGTCGTCGGGCTGGGCATCACCTCGGTCgacctgcagggcccgctcccGGCCAACCTGCAGCCGCTGGCGGCGTCGCTGAAGACGCTGGTGCTCTCCGGCACGAACCTCACCGGCGCGATACCGAAGGAGATCGGCGGGTACGGCGAGCTGACCACCCTTGACCTCAGCAAGAACCAGCTCACCGGCGCGATCCCGCCCGAGCTGTGCCGGCTCGCGAATCTCGAGTCGCTCGCGCTCAACTCCAATTCCCTGCGCGGCGCCATCCCCGACGACATCGGCAACCTCGCCAGCCTGACGTACCTCACCCTCTACGACAACGAGCTGAGCGGACCCATCCCGGCGAGCATTGGGAAGCTGAAGAAGCTGCAGGTGCTCCGCGCCGGCGGGAATCAGGGGATGAAGGGACCTTTGCCGCCGGAGATCGGCGGCTGCACCGACCTCACCATGCTCGGCCTCGCGGAGACCGGCGTCTCCGGGAGCCTTCCGGAGACGATCGGGCAGCTCAAGAAGATTCAGACCATTGCCATCTACACCACTTTGCTCTCCGGCCGGATCCCGGAGTCCATCGGCAACTGCACCGAGCTCACCAGCCTGTATCTCTACCAGAATTCTCTCTCCGGGCCGATACCGGCGCAAATTGGGCAGCTCAAGAAGCTCCAAACGCTgcttctgtggcagaaccagcTCGTCGGCGCAATTCCCCCGGAGCTCGGACAGTGCAAGGAGCTCACGCTCATTGACCTGTCGCTGAATTCCCTTACCGGGAGCATTCCGGCGAGTTTGGGCGGGCTGCCGAATCTCCAGCAGCTGCAGCTGAGCACGAACCAGCTGACCGGCGTCATCCCTCCGGAGCTCTCCAACTGCACGTCGCTGACGGACATCGAGGTCGACAACAACGCGCTGTCCGGGGAGATCCGCCTCGACTTCCCGAGCCTGCGCAACCTCACCCTGTTCTACGCGTGGAAGAaccggctcaccggcggcgtgCCGGCGAGCCTCGCCGATGCGCCCAGCCTGCAGGCGGTTGACCTGTCGTACAACAATCTCACCGGCCCGATCCCGAAGGAGTTGTTCGGGCTCCAGAATTTGAcgaagctgctgctgctgaacaACGAGCTGTCCGGGTTCATACCTCCGGAGATCGGCAACTGCACCAGCCTCTACCGCCTCCGGCTCAACGGCAACCGGCTCTCCGGCACGATACCCGCCGAGATCGGCAATCTGAAGAACCTTAACTTCCTCGACATGAGCGAGAACCACCTCGTCGGCCCTGTGCCCGCGGCCATTTCCGGGTGTGCCAGCCTCGAGTTCCTCGACCTGCACTCAAATGCTCTGTCCGGCGCATTGCCGGAGACGTTGCCCCGCAGTCTCCAGCTGATTGACGTCTCCGACAACCAGCTCGCTGGGCCGTTGAGCTCCAGCATCGGGTCAATGCCGGAGCTGACGAAGCTGTACTTGGGTAAGAACCGGCTGACCGGCGGCATACCACCGGAGCTCGGTTCGTCCGAGAAGCTCCAGCTGCTGGACCTCGGCGGCAACGCGTTCACCGGTGGCATCCCAGCAGAGCTCGGGAAGCTACCGTCGTTGGAGATTTCGCTTAACCTCAGCTGCAACCGGCTCTCGGGGGAGATACCGTCGCAGTTCGCCGGCCTCGACAAGCTCGGCAGCCTGGACCTGTCGCACAACGAGCTCTCCGGCACCTTAGAACCGCTCGCGGCGCTGCAGAACCTCGTCACGCTCAACATCTCCTACAACGccttctccggcgagctcccgaacACTCCGTTCTTCCAGAAGCTTCCCCTCAGCGACCTCGCCGGCAACCGGCACCTCGTCGTCGGCGACGGGTCTGACGAATCCTCGCGGCGCGGGGCCATCTCATCACTAAAGGTAGCGATGTCCGTGCTTGCCGCAGTCAGCGCGCTGCTCCTGGTTGCCGCCACCTACATGCTCGCCCGCAcgcaccgccgcggcggcgggcgcatcATCCACGGCGAGGGCACGTGGGAGGTGACGCTGTACCAGAAGCTCGACATCACCATGGACGACGTGCTCCGCGGGCTGACGTCCGCGAACGTGATCGGCACCGGCAGCTCGGGGGTCGTGTACAAGGTGGACACCCCGAACGGCTACACCCTGGCCGTGAAGAAGATGTGGTCGTCGGACGAGGCGACGTCGGCCGCTTTCCGCAGCGAGATCGCAGCGCTGGGCTCCATTCGGCACCGCAACATCGTGCGGCTCCTCGGGTGGGCCGCGAACGGCGGCACCCGGCTGCTATTCTACAGCTACCTCCCCAACGGCAGCCTGAGCGGGCTCCTCCACGGCGGCCTCGCCGCCAAGGGCGCGCCCGCGGACGAGTGGGGCGCGCGCTTCgacgtcgcgctcggcgtcgcccACGCCATCGCGTACCTCCACCACGACTGCGTGCCGGCCATCCTCCACGGCGACGTCAAGTCCATGAACGTGCTGCTCGGCCCGGCCTACGAGCCGTACCTCGCCGACTTCGGCCTCGCCCGCGTCCTCTCCGCCGCCAGCTCCAAGCTCGACACCGGCAAGCAGACGCGCATCGCCGGCTCGTACGGCTACATGGCACCAG AATACGCGTCGATGCAGCGGATCAGCGAGAAGAGCGACGTGTACAGCTTCGGCGTGGTGGTGCTGGAGATCCTGACGGGGCGGCACCCGCTGGACCCGACGCTGCCGGGCGGCGCGCACCTGGTGCAGTGGGTGCGCGAGCACGCGCAGGCGACGCGCGACGCGTCGGAGCTCGTGGACGCGCGGCTCCGGGCGGGTGCCTCCGAGGCGGACACGCACGAGATGCGGCAGGTGCTGTCCGTGGCCGCGCTCTGCGTGTCGCGCCGCGCCGACGACCGGCCCGCCATGAAGGACGTCGTGGCGCTGCTCGAGGAGATCCGCCACCCCGCCGCGGCCGGGGACGACgcgaagcagcagcagccggccgccgccgctgctgcggcCACTCCGGTGCCGGTGTCGCCGGTGCGGGGCGCGCGCTCGGGGGGCCCGTCTTCGAGCTGCTCGTTCGCCGCCTCGGAGTATTCTGCCTGA